A stretch of the Sphingosinithalassobacter tenebrarum genome encodes the following:
- the mnmA gene encoding tRNA 2-thiouridine(34) synthase MnmA: MTSGEFQLAGPLSGRRIVVAMSGGVDSSVVAALAARTGAETIGVTLQLYDHGEAVGRAGSCCAGRDIRDARAVCDRLGIAHYVFDHESRFRESVIDDFADEYLSGRTPIPCVKCNMGVKFTDLFALARDLGADCLATGHYVRRVEGPAGAELHRAADPARDQSYFLFATTQDQLDFLRFPLGSMPKPRVRELAAEIGLGVAGKPDSQDICFVPDGDYASLVKKLRPEAETQGDIVDQAGNKLGEHRGLIHFTVGQRRGLEIGGQAEPLYVVALDAEAKRVIVGPKSALAVRAARIEGLNWIGGDFTGPLHAKVRSMAKPVPARLEGDRVVFDTPEYGVAPGQAAVLYAGDRVLGGGWIRETERAELAAA, from the coding sequence ATGACCTCCGGGGAATTCCAGCTTGCCGGGCCGCTTTCGGGGCGGCGGATCGTCGTTGCCATGTCGGGCGGCGTCGACAGCTCGGTCGTGGCCGCGCTGGCCGCCCGGACCGGTGCCGAAACGATCGGCGTGACGCTTCAGCTTTACGATCATGGCGAGGCAGTCGGACGCGCGGGAAGCTGCTGCGCGGGGCGCGACATTCGCGATGCGCGCGCGGTGTGCGATCGGCTGGGAATCGCCCATTATGTGTTCGATCACGAGAGCCGTTTCCGCGAATCGGTGATCGACGATTTCGCCGACGAATATCTTTCCGGCCGCACGCCGATTCCGTGTGTGAAGTGCAATATGGGCGTGAAATTCACCGATCTGTTCGCCCTTGCCCGCGACCTCGGCGCCGATTGCCTGGCCACCGGCCATTATGTCCGGCGCGTCGAAGGGCCGGCGGGCGCCGAGCTGCACCGTGCCGCCGATCCCGCGCGCGACCAGAGCTATTTCCTGTTCGCGACGACGCAGGATCAGCTGGATTTCCTCCGTTTCCCCCTGGGAAGCATGCCCAAGCCGCGCGTGCGCGAGCTTGCCGCCGAAATCGGCCTCGGTGTCGCGGGCAAGCCCGACAGCCAGGATATCTGTTTCGTTCCCGACGGCGATTATGCCTCGCTGGTCAAGAAGCTGCGCCCCGAAGCCGAAACGCAGGGCGATATCGTCGATCAGGCCGGTAACAAGCTCGGCGAGCACAGGGGGCTGATCCATTTCACCGTCGGTCAGCGCCGCGGGCTGGAGATTGGCGGTCAGGCAGAACCGCTCTATGTCGTCGCGCTCGATGCCGAAGCGAAGCGCGTGATCGTCGGTCCGAAATCGGCACTGGCGGTGCGCGCGGCGCGGATCGAGGGACTCAACTGGATCGGCGGCGATTTCACCGGCCCGCTCCACGCCAAGGTCCGCTCGATGGCCAAGCCCGTGCCCGCGCGGCTCGAAGGCGACCGGGTGGTGTTCGACACCCCCGAATATGGTGTCGCGCCCGGGCAGGCGGCGGTGCTCTATGCGGGCGACCGGGTGCTGGGCGGCGGCTGGATACGGGAAACCGAACGAGCGGAGCTAGCGGCCGCCTAA
- the pdxH gene encoding pyridoxamine 5'-phosphate oxidase — MACSVRCNGDSNHRRATRSSTASRGRRKRPRMVDDPIALFDDWFAQAQAKELNDANAMAVATADASGAPSVRMVLLKDHGPEGFTFYTNGESRKGDELAANPCAALLFHWKSLRRQVRVEGPVERVSSEEADAYFATRGRDSQLGAWASDQSHPLPSRDVFETRYEAMREQFEGSDVPRPPHWGGWRVVPERIEFWQDREHRLHERRLFCRETAPGGDAWSETLLYP; from the coding sequence ATTGCCTGCTCCGTTCGTTGCAACGGCGATTCAAATCACAGGCGCGCGACTCGTTCCTCGACAGCTTCGCGGGGGCGGCGTAAACGGCCGCGCATGGTGGACGATCCGATCGCGCTGTTCGATGACTGGTTTGCGCAGGCGCAGGCCAAGGAGCTCAATGACGCCAATGCGATGGCGGTGGCGACGGCCGATGCTTCGGGCGCGCCTTCGGTCCGCATGGTGCTGCTCAAGGATCATGGCCCCGAAGGCTTTACCTTCTACACCAATGGCGAGAGCCGCAAGGGCGACGAGCTTGCCGCCAATCCGTGCGCGGCATTGCTTTTCCACTGGAAGTCGCTGCGGCGGCAGGTGCGTGTCGAAGGGCCGGTCGAGCGGGTCAGCAGTGAAGAGGCCGATGCCTATTTCGCGACGCGCGGCCGCGATTCGCAGCTCGGCGCCTGGGCTTCGGACCAGTCGCATCCGCTGCCCAGCCGCGATGTCTTCGAAACGCGCTACGAAGCGATGCGCGAACAGTTCGAAGGCAGCGACGTGCCCCGCCCGCCGCATTGGGGTGGCTGGCGCGTGGTGCCCGAACGTATCGAATTCTGGCAGGACCGCGAACACCGCCTCCACGAACGCCGGCTCTTCTGCCGCGAAACCGCGCCGGGCGGCGATGCCTGGTCGGAGACGCTGCTCTATCCTTGA
- the ligD gene encoding DNA ligase D produces MAEPDLLARYNEKRDFAKTREPKGATGKSGGNRFIVQKHDATRLHWDFRLEADGVLKSWAVTRGPSLDPGEKRLAVRTEDHPLSYADFEGTIPQDQYGGGTVMLWDSGTWEPVEGKSAEDLARGHLHFRLHGQRMQGEWLLIRMKPRGKEKRENWLLRKIDDSFAGGTDMLVEQGLTSVQTGRTMQEIAEGKDPEFRPRRGRGTSEAGGGVVAASDSPDENTPPPRRSASRSPSPSGGRKLPKFRDVQLATLVDTVPGGNRWLHEVKYDGYRALLAIGKGGPRIFTRSGLDWTDKFPGIAEASTSIAAESALIDGEIVAFKEGRPDFSTLQEAISAGGTGLTFFAFDLLECDGKDLTKLPQIQRKERLRPLLGNADERIAFAEHVLGAGEKLYAAMCREGYEGIVSKRADAPYRGTRTRNWLKVKCTRRQEFVIVGWLPSSSKGRAFASLLLAVQGKDGLEYRGKVGTGFDTEMMDDVRSKLDRLARKTPPLDVPKSAARGAQWVTPGLVAEIAFAEYTAENVVRHASFQGLREDKAAEDVVDENAQPVPEPAQSDVKITSRDRVIFPDAKVTKGDLADYYAAVAPIMLPWIADRPISLVRCPQGRAKQCFFQKHDAGSFGDHVRHVDIREKDGSTEPYLYVDDADGILACVQMGTIEFHGWGARASDVETPDRMVFDLDPDEGLDFRDVKKAAEDLKQHLADIGLTSFPMLTGGKGVHLVVPLAPRAHWPEVKSFAERFARAIAQSEPDRFTANLKKASRKGKIFIDYLRNQRGSTAVLPYVARARPGAPVAVPVTWSELRDINSPQHWNVRDADTLIERANSRALSGWGETEQALPDL; encoded by the coding sequence ATGGCCGAACCCGATCTCCTCGCCCGCTATAACGAGAAACGCGATTTCGCGAAGACGCGGGAGCCCAAGGGCGCAACCGGCAAATCGGGCGGCAATCGCTTCATCGTGCAGAAACATGACGCCACCCGGCTCCACTGGGACTTCCGCCTTGAAGCCGATGGCGTGCTCAAGAGCTGGGCGGTGACGCGCGGGCCGAGCCTCGATCCAGGCGAAAAGCGGCTCGCGGTGCGTACCGAGGATCATCCGCTGAGCTATGCCGATTTCGAAGGGACGATTCCGCAGGATCAATATGGCGGCGGTACGGTGATGCTGTGGGATTCGGGAACCTGGGAGCCGGTCGAAGGCAAGAGCGCCGAAGATCTCGCCAGGGGGCATTTGCATTTCCGGCTGCATGGGCAGCGGATGCAGGGCGAGTGGCTGCTCATCCGAATGAAGCCGCGCGGCAAGGAAAAGCGCGAGAACTGGCTGCTGCGCAAGATCGACGATTCGTTCGCGGGCGGCACGGACATGCTGGTCGAGCAGGGGCTGACCAGCGTGCAGACCGGCCGGACAATGCAGGAGATTGCCGAGGGCAAGGACCCCGAATTCCGCCCCCGTAGGGGGAGGGGGACCAGCGAAGCGGGTGGAGGGGTAGTTGCCGCAAGCGATTCGCCCGACGAAAATACCCCTCCACCACGACGCTCCGCGTCGCGGTCCCCCTCCCCCTCCGGGGGAAGAAAACTCCCCAAATTCCGCGACGTGCAGCTAGCGACGCTCGTCGACACCGTCCCCGGCGGAAACCGCTGGCTGCACGAAGTCAAATATGACGGCTATCGCGCGCTGCTCGCTATCGGGAAGGGCGGGCCGCGCATCTTCACGCGTTCCGGTCTCGACTGGACCGACAAATTCCCCGGTATCGCCGAAGCCTCGACCAGCATCGCTGCCGAGAGTGCGTTGATCGACGGCGAGATCGTTGCGTTCAAGGAGGGGCGCCCCGATTTCTCGACGCTGCAGGAAGCGATTTCGGCGGGCGGCACGGGGCTAACCTTCTTCGCCTTCGACCTGCTCGAATGCGACGGCAAGGACCTGACCAAACTCCCGCAGATCCAGCGCAAGGAGCGGCTGCGCCCGTTGCTTGGCAATGCCGACGAACGCATCGCCTTCGCCGAACATGTCCTCGGCGCGGGCGAGAAGCTCTACGCCGCGATGTGCCGCGAAGGCTATGAAGGCATTGTCTCGAAACGCGCCGACGCGCCCTATCGCGGCACGCGGACCAGGAACTGGCTCAAGGTGAAATGCACCCGGCGGCAGGAATTCGTCATTGTCGGCTGGCTGCCGAGCAGTTCGAAGGGGCGCGCCTTCGCGTCGCTGCTGCTTGCCGTGCAGGGCAAGGATGGGCTCGAATATCGCGGCAAGGTGGGCACCGGATTCGATACCGAAATGATGGATGACGTCCGGTCAAAGCTTGATCGGCTGGCGCGCAAGACGCCGCCGCTCGACGTGCCCAAATCGGCAGCGAGGGGCGCGCAATGGGTGACGCCCGGACTTGTCGCCGAAATCGCCTTTGCCGAATATACTGCCGAGAATGTCGTGCGGCATGCCAGTTTCCAGGGGCTGCGCGAGGACAAGGCGGCGGAGGATGTCGTGGACGAAAACGCCCAGCCCGTGCCCGAACCGGCGCAATCGGACGTGAAGATCACGAGCCGTGACCGGGTGATCTTCCCCGATGCGAAAGTCACCAAGGGCGACTTGGCCGATTATTACGCCGCGGTCGCGCCGATCATGCTCCCCTGGATCGCCGACCGGCCGATCAGCCTCGTCCGCTGTCCGCAGGGGCGCGCCAAGCAATGTTTCTTCCAGAAGCACGATGCCGGCAGCTTTGGCGACCATGTTCGCCATGTCGACATTCGCGAAAAGGACGGATCGACCGAACCCTATCTCTATGTCGACGATGCCGACGGCATATTGGCCTGCGTCCAGATGGGCACGATCGAGTTTCACGGCTGGGGCGCACGCGCGAGCGATGTAGAAACCCCCGATCGGATGGTGTTCGATCTCGATCCCGACGAAGGGCTCGATTTCAGGGATGTGAAGAAGGCCGCCGAGGACCTGAAACAGCATCTCGCCGATATCGGGCTCACCAGCTTTCCAATGCTCACCGGCGGCAAGGGCGTCCATCTGGTCGTCCCTCTCGCGCCGCGTGCGCACTGGCCCGAAGTGAAGAGCTTTGCCGAACGCTTCGCGCGCGCCATCGCGCAGAGCGAACCTGATCGCTTCACCGCCAACCTCAAGAAGGCGAGCCGCAAGGGAAAGATCTTCATCGATTATCTGCGCAACCAGCGCGGATCGACGGCGGTGCTGCCCTATGTCGCGCGCGCCCGACCGGGCGCCCCGGTGGCGGTGCCGGTGACGTGGAGCGAGCTGCGCGACATCAATTCGCCGCAACACTGGAACGTCAGGGACGCCGATACGCTGATCGAACGCGCGAACAGCCGAGCGCTTTCTGGCTGGGGCGAAACCGAGCAGGCCCTGCCCGATCTATAA
- the ku gene encoding non-homologous end joining protein Ku yields MAARAYWQGQIRLALVSIPVEIYTATKSGASVSFRQIHEPTGKPIHYEKVVTGVGPVDTDEIMKGYEVEKGSYVLLDQDEIDAVKLESKKTLELTQFVDANEIDVLYYDKPYFVVPADDLAEEAFIVLREALRRTKKVGLGQLALRGREYVVSLKPCGRGMVLETLRYAEEVRKAQSYFRDISDDKPDKELLDLAESLIEKKSGSFDASEFHNRYVDALQELIARKRKSKGGKIVEDAEEAGGGQRGSNVVDLMAALKDSLEKPEGKKAKSSGKKRASG; encoded by the coding sequence ATGGCGGCACGCGCCTATTGGCAGGGACAGATACGGCTGGCGCTGGTTTCGATCCCGGTGGAAATCTACACCGCGACCAAATCGGGCGCGTCGGTCTCCTTCCGCCAGATCCACGAGCCCACCGGCAAACCGATCCATTATGAAAAGGTCGTCACCGGCGTCGGCCCGGTCGATACCGACGAGATCATGAAAGGCTATGAAGTCGAAAAGGGCAGCTATGTCCTGCTCGATCAGGACGAGATCGACGCAGTGAAGCTCGAATCGAAGAAGACGCTCGAACTCACTCAGTTTGTCGATGCCAACGAAATCGACGTCCTCTATTACGACAAGCCCTATTTCGTCGTGCCGGCAGACGACCTTGCCGAAGAAGCGTTCATCGTGCTGCGCGAGGCGCTGCGACGGACGAAGAAAGTTGGGCTCGGGCAGCTCGCGCTTCGCGGACGCGAATATGTGGTGAGCCTCAAGCCGTGCGGGCGCGGCATGGTGCTCGAAACGCTGCGCTATGCCGAGGAAGTGCGCAAGGCGCAGAGTTATTTCCGCGACATTTCCGACGACAAGCCCGACAAGGAGTTGCTCGACCTGGCCGAATCGTTGATCGAGAAGAAGTCGGGCAGCTTCGACGCGAGCGAATTTCACAATCGCTATGTCGATGCGCTGCAGGAACTGATCGCCCGCAAGCGCAAGTCCAAGGGCGGCAAGATCGTCGAGGATGCCGAGGAAGCCGGCGGCGGCCAGCGCGGCTCGAATGTCGTCGACCTGATGGCCGCGCTCAAGGATTCGCTCGAAAAACCCGAGGGGAAGAAGGCGAAATCCTCGGGCAAGAAGCGCGCTTCGGGGTGA